In Xiphophorus maculatus strain JP 163 A chromosome 15, X_maculatus-5.0-male, whole genome shotgun sequence, the following are encoded in one genomic region:
- the LOC102226521 gene encoding NACHT, LRR and PYD domains-containing protein 3-like isoform X3: protein MNAGHLSPKTRLGVEDERQGEAQRTNLQKAESSECEPTWTPLKNKRSKDFDLDFSASPCKTHLAQEHESKDSGTGPEPRLELHGVSLKSDKFLQKPMDFKPPPSIKTRKTPASPVTCMSVKSDSSMEIATQFKNRCQTFHHSVSQEFPDESGGESAKVQHQKELNSVFKMLEENLKTFMKNELQKFQMILSSEYSEALENQEEEDERNAADQEQAKGSRETFLKLSLLFLRRMRKDDLADCLWNRTCTTECTQNLKSSLRKRFCCVFEGLAKAGNPTLLNQIYTELYITEGGDGETNEEHEVRQIEAASRKQRIQEKTVRQENIFKASSEKDKPIRTVMTKGVAGIGKTLLTQKFALDWAENRSNQDIQFIFPFTFRELNVLKHKRFSLVELVHHFFNESKEAQICRFNDFQIVFIFDGLDECRLPLDFHKNEILTDVTESTSLDVLLTNLIKGKLLPSARLWITTRPAAANQIPPECVDIVTDVKGFTDVQKEEYFRKRFMDQKQASMVISHIKMSQSLHIMCHIPVFCWISATVLENVLKNRQGTELPKTLTELYIYFLLVQSKVKQLKYEEGAETDLTWSPDSKKMIESLGKLAFDQLQKGNLIFYETDLVGSGIDIKAASIYSGVFTQIFKEESGIYQDKLFCFIHLSVQEFLAALHIHLTFVNSGVNLLDDKQPKQSISKAFKNQPNMRKLHQTAVDKALQSPNGHLDLVLRILVGLSLPANQTLLRDLQTQTANTSQSNQETAEFIKKKISDGLSAEKSINLFHCLNELNDCSLVEEIQQYLRSGSLCTRKLSLAQWSALVFILLSSEKDLDVFDLKKYSASEDALLMLLPVVKASNKALLSDCTLSEKTCEAISSVLSSQSCCLREVDLSHNDLEDVGMEALSSGMLGQQCGLESLRVADCNLSQKSCETLSLCLRSKSFRLKSLDLNHNFLQDVGLKQLSDGLKSPYCKLESISLSACSLSEQSCETLASALSSPSCKLRSLNLSHNNLGDSGVKRLCVELENKHCQMETVILCGCQLSERCCKYISAVLSTQPSRLRELDLSNNNLTDAGVQQLSSGLGSPHCKLETLRLSGCLVTEKGCGYLASALSSNPSPLKELDLSYNHPGVVGKQMLSSEQKGPLWKLANLSLEQGGEHRLKPDVRKYFCELELDMNSVNRQLQLSDNNTKIRQVDDEQPYPDHPNRFQTCWQLMCRNGLTGRCYWEVEWKGAVLLSVSCKGIKRSGKSEACRFGRNDQSWTLECSDVFGFAAWHVNRETTILGSSAAHRVGVYLDHPAGMLSFYDVSSDTLKHLYTFCATFTEPVYPSFGLWSGASVSLCSAASKKPAA from the exons ATGAATGCTGGACATTTGTCACCTAAAACACGTCTTGGTGTGGAAGATGAGCGTCAGGGTGAAGCTCAGAG AACAAACCTACAAAAGGCAGAATCCAGTGAATGTGAACCAACCTGGACGCCACTGAAGAATAAACGTTCAAAAGACTTTGATTTAGATTTTAGTGCCTCGCCTTGTAAGACGCA cttGGCGCAGGAACACGAAAGCAAAGACTCtggaactggaccagaaccaagaCTTGAACTACATGGTGTGTCTTTGAAAAGTGACAAATTTCTCCAGAAACCAATGGATTTCAAACCACCACCTTCTATAAAAACCCG TAAAACTCCAGCCTCCCCTGTAACCTGCATGTCAGTGAAGAGCGACTCTTCCATGGAGATCGcaacacagtttaaaaacagatgtcaaacttttcATCACAG CGTCAGCCAAGAGTTCCCAGATGAATCTGGTGGTGAATCTGCTAAAGTCCAGCATCAAAAGGAGCTAAACTCTGtatttaag ATGCTTGAGGAAAACCTTAAGACTTTTATGAAAAACGAGCTGCAGAAGTTTCAGATGATTCTGAGTTCTGAATATTCAGAAGCTCTAGAAAATCAGGAGGAAGAAGATGAGAGAAACGCTGCAGATCAAGAGCAGGCGAAGGGCAGCAGGGAGACATTTCTAAAACTATCGCTCCTGTTCCTGAGAAGAATGAGGAAAGACGATCTGGCCGACTGTTTGTGGAACA GAACCTGCACAACAGAATGCACACAAAACCTAAAGTCTAGCTTGAGGAAAAggttctgctgtgtgtttgaggGGCTCGCTAAAGCAGGAAATCCAACACTGTTAAAtcagatctacacagagctgtacatcacagagggagggGATGGAGAGACCAATGAAGAGCATGAGGTCAGGCAGATCGAAGCTGCATCAAGGAAGCAGCGTATTCAAGAAAAAACTGTCAGACAGGAAAACATCTTTAAAGCTTCATCTGAAAAAGACAAACcgatcagaacagtgatgactaAGGGAGTGGCTGGAATTGGCAAAACACTCCTAACGCAGAAGTTCGCTCTGGACTGGgcagaaaacagaagcaacCAGGACATCCAGTTCATTTTCCCCTTCACTTTCAGAGAACTCAATGTTCTTAAACACAAACGGTTCAGTTTGGTTGAACTTGTTCATCACTTCTTTAATGAATCCAAAGAAGCACAAATCTGCAGATTTAACGATTTCCAAATTGTGTTCATATTTGACGGGTTGGATGAGTGtcgacttcctctggacttcCACAAAAATGAGATCCTGACCGACGTGACCGAGTCCACCTCACTAgatgttctgctgacaaacctcatcaaggggaaactgcttccctccGCTcgcctctggataaccacacgccccgcagcagccaatcagatccctcctGAGTGTGTTGACATAGTTACGGATGTAAAAGGGTTCACTGATgtacagaaggaggagtacttcagaAAGAGGTTTATGGACCAGAAGCAGGCTAGCATGGTCATCTCCCACATCAAGATGTCACAaagcctccacatcatgtgccacatcccGGTCTTCTGTTGGATCAGCGCCACCGTTCTGGAAAACGTTCTGAAAAACAGACAAGGAACAGAGCTACCCAAGACCCTGACTGAGTTATATATCTACTTCCTGCTGGTTCAGAGCAAGGTAAAGCAACTGAAATATGAAGAGGGAGCAGAGACAGATTTAACCTGGAGTCCAGACAGCAAGAAGATGATTGAGTCTCTGGGGaaactggcttttgatcagctgcagaaaggaaacctgatcttctatgaaaCCGATCTGGTAGGATCTGGCATTGATATCAAGGCGGCTTCAATTTATTCAGGAGTTTTTACACAGATCTTTAAGGAGGAGAGTGGGATTTACCAGGACAAGTTGTTCTGCTTCATCCATTtgagtgttcaggagtttctggctgctcttcacATCCATCTGACCTTCGTGAACTCTGGTGTCAACCTGCTGGATGacaaacagccaaaacaaaGCATATCTAAGGCCTTTAAAAACCAGCCTAATATGAGAAAACTCCACCAAACTGCTGTAGACAAAGCTTTACAAAGTCCAAACGGTCACCTTGATTTAGTCCTTCGCATACTCGTAGGTCTTTCACTGCCAGCCAATCAAACGCTACTCCGAgacctgcagacacaaacagcaaacacCTCACAATCAAATCAGGAAACAGCTGAATTCATCAAGAAGAAGATCAGTGATGGtctgtctgcagagaaaagcatcaacCTGTTCCACTGTCTGAACGAACTGAATGACTGTTCCCTTGTGGAAGAAATCCAGCAGTATCTGAGATCAGGAAGTCTTTGCACACGAAAACTGTCTCTGGCTCAGTGGTCGGCTCTGGTCTTCATCTTACTGTCATCAGAAAAAGATCTGGACgtgtttgacctgaagaaatactcGGCTTCAGAGGACGctcttctgatgctgctgccagtGGTTAAAGCCTCCAACAAAGCTCT GCTAAGCGACTGCACCCTCTCTGAGAAAACATGTGAAGCTATATCCTCAGTCCTTAGTTCCCAATCTTGCTGCTTGAGAGAAGTGGACCTGAGTCATAATGACCTGGAGGACGTAGGAATGGAAGCGTTGTCTTCTGGGATGTTGGGTCAACAATGTGGACTGGAATCACTGAG gGTAGCTGACTGCAACCTGTCACAGAAGAGCTGTGAGACTCTTTCCTTGTGTCTCCGTTCAAAGAGCTTCAGGCTTAAGAGTCTGGATTTGAATCACAACTTCCTGCAGGATGTCGGACTGAAGCAACTTTCTGATGGATTGAAGAGTCCATACTGCAAACTAGAAAGTATTAG tttgtcGGCATGTAGCCTCTCAGAGCAGAGCTGTGAAACTCTGGCCTCAGCGCTCAGCTCTCCCTCCTGCAAGCTCAGATCTCTGAATCTGAGCCACAACAACCTGGGAGATTCGGGGGTGAAGCGGCTCTGTGTTGAACTGGAGAACAAACACTGTCAAATGGAGACCGTCAT acTTTGTGGATGCCAACTCTCAGAAAGATGCTGTAAATATATATCTGCAGTTCTCAGCACTCAGCCATCCAGACTGAGAGagctggacctgagtaacaacaacctgacAGATGCAGGAGTGCAGCAGCTGTCCAGTGGCCTGGGCAGTCCACACTGCAagctggaaactctcag ACTGTCAGGCTGTCTGGTCACAGAAAAAGGTTGCGGCTATCTGGCATCAGCCCTGAGCTCCAACCCCTCTCCTCTGAAAGAGCTGGACCTGAGCTACAACCATCCAGGAGTCGTAGGGAAACAAATGCTGTCTTCTGAGCAGAAGGGTCCACTGTGGAAACTGGCTAATCTGAG tttgGAGCAAGGCGGAGAGCACAGGCTAAAACCTGATGTCAGAAAGT ATTTCTGTGAACTTGAACTGGACATGAATTCAGTGAACAGGCAACTCCAGCTGTCTGACAACAACACAAAGATTAGACAGGTGGATGATGAGCAGCCATACCCCGATCATCCAAACAGATTCCAGACCTGCTGGCAGCTCATGTGCCGAAATGGCCTGACTGgtcgctgttactgggaggtggagtggaAGGGAGCAGTTCTCCTCTCCGTGAGCTGCAAAGGAATCAAACGAAGTGGGAAAAGTGAGGCCTGCAGGTTTGGAAGGAACGATCAGTCCTGGACGTTGGAGTGCTCTGACGTGTTTGGTTTCGCCGCCTGGCATGTTAACAGAGAAACAACCATCCTTGGTTCCTCTGCCGCCCACAGAGTAGGAGTTTATCTGGACCATCCTGCAGGAATGCTCTCCTTCTACGATGTCTCCTCCGATACATTGAAGCATCTCTACACCTTCTGCGCCACATTTACTGAACCCGTTTATCCCAGTTTTGGTTTGTGGTCTGGAGCCTCAGTGTCACTGTGTTCAGCAGCTTCAAAGAAACCAGCAGCTTAA
- the allc gene encoding probable allantoicase: MAERRVTAKPAAEPDFLQFNDLACETVGGKVIFATDEWFAPAKNLLKREPPQFIPSAFTEFGKWMDGWETRRKRIPGHDWCIIQLGVAGFIHGLDVDTSFFTGNHSPYVSIQATCLDELPPFTPGEDRTGMAATGAQIAAVAKLSSEVWPELLGESALQPGYADCCHNYFRVSTKRRVTHLRLNMYPDGGIARLKVFGIGQRDWSSVPTNQDVDLVALTNGGVCLGYSDAHFGHPRNMIGLGRGANMADGWETARRSDRPKTLKADQRGILQVPGWEWAVFRLGRPGLIGSIEVDTNHFKGNFPDSCRIEACLLTAEDEARCIQTRWNSGKWEVLLPPQKLRPHHRHQYSKAELMLNGPVSHVRLIIAPDGGVSRLRLWGRPMLVPGAPANQNRPPSKL; the protein is encoded by the exons ATGGCTGAGAGACGGGTGACGGCGAAGCCTGCAGCAGAACCGGACTTCCTGCAGTTCAACGACCTGGCCTGTGAGACGGTGGGAGGAAAG GTTATTTTTGCCACAGATGAATGGTTTGCTCCGGCTAAAAACCTGCTGAAG CGAGAGCCTCCGCAGTTCATCCCATCTGCTTTCACAGAATTTGGGAAGTGGATGGACGGATGGgagacgaggaggaagaggatccCGG GTCACGACTGGTGCATCATTCAGCTGGGAGTGGCTGGTTTCATTCATGGACTTGATGTCGACACGTCTTTCTTTACTGGGAACCACTCGCCTTACGTCTCCATCCAAGCCACCTGCCTCG ATGAGCTGCCCCCGTTCACTCCCGGGGAAGATCGGACCGGCATGGCCGCCACTGGAGCTCAGATCGCTGCTGTTGCCAAG CTGAGCTCAGAGGTTTGGCCAGAGCTGCTGGGCGAGTCGGCGCTGCAGCCTGGATACGCAGACTGCTGTCACAACTACTTCAGGGTCAGCACCAAGAGGAGAGTCACGCACCTGCGCCTCAACATGTATCCAG ATGGAGGAATAGCCAGACTCAAGGTGTTTGGTATCGGCCAGAGGGATTGGTCTTCCGTCCCGACCAACCAGGACGTCGACCTCGTAGCGCTGACCAATGGGGGAGTCTGCCTCGGCTACAGCGACGCCCACTTTGGACATCCGCGCAACATGATTG GACTTGGTCGAGGCGCCAACATGGCGGACGGATGGGAAACGGCCCGCAGATCAGACCGGCCCAAAACGCTGAAG GCAGACCAGCGGGGAATCCTCCAGGTGCCTGGCTGGGAGTGGGCCGTGTTTCGTCTCGGTCGTCCTGGGCTGATCGGCAGCATTGAGGTGGACACCAACCATTTCAAAG GTAATTTCCCAGACTCCTGTCGGATCGAAGCGTGTCTTTTAACCGCTGAAGACGAGGCGCGGTGCATCCAAACCAGATGGAACTCTGGGAAATGGGAAGTGCTTCTTCCACCTCAGAAG CTCCGTCCTCATCACAGGCATCAATACAGCAAAGCAGAGCTGATGCTGAATGGACCCGTCAGCCATGTTCGGCTCATCATCGCTCCTGATGGAGGCGTCAGCCGCCTCCGTCTGTGGGGTCGGCCCATGTTGGTCCCCGGAgctccagccaatcagaacagACCGCCATCCAAACTGTGA